One segment of Gemmatimonadales bacterium DNA contains the following:
- a CDS encoding DinB family protein, protein MDAQVAPLAVIFDLNTDLLLNCLDGLSEAEARRRLAAGGNSIAFLATHLTDSRHFLVTSLGHPLANPLAGFIDDVRSIEEIRELPSLELISAAWLGIGAHLQAILSSLSAAELARTDVPRFPVDDRTVVGMLAFLGQHESYHLGQIGFLRRQLNKPAMSYTRRVPVR, encoded by the coding sequence ATGGACGCGCAGGTCGCGCCGCTCGCGGTCATCTTCGACCTGAACACCGATCTTCTCCTCAACTGCCTGGACGGCCTCTCCGAGGCAGAGGCGCGGCGCCGCCTGGCCGCGGGCGGCAACAGCATCGCGTTTCTCGCGACACACCTCACCGACTCCCGGCACTTTCTGGTGACGAGTTTGGGTCACCCGCTCGCCAATCCGCTCGCCGGCTTCATCGACGACGTCCGGAGCATCGAGGAGATCAGGGAATTGCCCTCGTTGGAGCTGATCTCTGCGGCCTGGCTGGGCATCGGCGCGCACCTGCAGGCAATCCTTTCCTCGCTGAGCGCTGCCGAGCTGGCCCGGACCGACGTCCCCCGGTTCCCGGTGGACGACCGCACCGTGGTGGGAATGCTCGCGTTTCTGGGGCAACATGAGTCTTACCACCTGGGGCAGATCGGGTTTCTTCGACGCCAGCTGAACAAGCCGGCGATGTCGTACACCCGGCGGGTGCCGGTACGGTGA
- a CDS encoding heparan-alpha-glucosaminide N-acetyltransferase domain-containing protein, whose protein sequence is MNPAAVLTASPPTDSALSTRARLESIDVVRGVIMIVMALDHTRDFFGIPGQDPVDLTTASAALFLTRWITFFCAPVFFLLTGTGAYLSLRRRSPGELSGFLFTRGLWLIFLELVVMRAVGYQFNLDYRVTMLLVLWALGWAMITLSALVRLPAQVVTLFGLVLIAGHNLLDPVRSANPLWAILHGPGFVLNTPEHVVFATYPLIPWIGVTAVGYGLGQVYRWDGRRRRAWLVRVGLLVSVALIVVRGINAYGDPSPWMQMPATGFTVLSFLNVTKYPPSLSFLLMTLGPALIALGLVDRGTPRLLRPALLIGKVPLFYYVLHFAAIHLLAVAVCYLRYGSAHWMFESPDLGHYPFTPPPGWGYSLPVIYAIWVGIVILMYPLCAWFAALKQRRREAWLSYL, encoded by the coding sequence ATGAATCCGGCCGCCGTCCTCACAGCCAGCCCGCCGACCGACTCCGCTCTTTCGACCCGCGCCAGGCTCGAGTCGATCGATGTCGTCCGGGGCGTGATCATGATCGTCATGGCGCTCGATCACACGCGGGATTTCTTCGGCATCCCCGGGCAGGACCCCGTGGATCTCACGACCGCCTCGGCCGCGCTGTTCCTCACCCGCTGGATCACCTTCTTCTGCGCGCCGGTGTTCTTCCTCCTGACCGGCACCGGGGCGTACCTCTCGCTCCGGCGCCGATCGCCCGGCGAGCTGTCGGGGTTTCTCTTCACCCGCGGGCTGTGGCTGATCTTCCTCGAGCTCGTGGTCATGCGGGCGGTGGGCTACCAGTTCAACCTCGATTATCGGGTGACGATGCTGCTCGTGCTCTGGGCGCTGGGCTGGGCCATGATCACGCTGTCGGCGCTGGTGCGCCTGCCGGCCCAGGTGGTCACTCTATTTGGCCTCGTGCTGATCGCGGGGCACAACCTGCTGGACCCGGTCCGGTCGGCGAATCCGCTGTGGGCCATCCTGCATGGCCCCGGTTTCGTGCTGAACACGCCGGAGCATGTGGTCTTCGCGACCTATCCCTTGATTCCCTGGATCGGCGTGACGGCCGTCGGCTACGGCCTGGGACAGGTCTATCGGTGGGACGGTCGTCGCCGGCGCGCATGGCTGGTGCGGGTGGGGCTGCTGGTGTCGGTCGCGTTGATCGTGGTGCGCGGGATCAACGCCTACGGCGACCCGTCGCCCTGGATGCAGATGCCGGCCACCGGGTTTACGGTGCTGTCCTTCCTCAATGTGACCAAGTATCCGCCGTCCCTGTCATTCCTGTTGATGACGCTGGGTCCGGCGCTGATCGCGCTCGGGCTCGTCGACCGAGGCACCCCCCGACTGCTTCGGCCGGCGCTCCTGATCGGGAAGGTGCCACTCTTCTATTACGTGCTGCACTTCGCGGCCATCCACCTGCTCGCCGTGGCCGTCTGTTACCTGCGCTACGGATCGGCGCATTGGATGTTCGAATCTCCCGACCTCGGGCATTACCCCTTCACCCCGCCGCCCGGCTGGGGGTACTCGCTGCCGGTGATCTACGCTATCTGGGTCGGCATCGTCATCCTGATGTATCCGCTCTGCGCGTGGTTCGCGGCGTTGAAGCAGCGCCGCCGCGAGGCTTGGCTGAGTTATCTCTGA
- a CDS encoding serine hydrolase domain-containing protein, translating to MAVSVLCALATLSTLQAGPPAKHAATLPARLDSLVRAYVARGEFSGVVLVAARGAIVYQHAFGEANREWHVPNTIATRFRIASTTKQFTAALVLRLVESGKLRLDGHIVDYLPDYPRPQGEQITLEHLLTHSSGLPDYPGLPRFYEDHATRAHTTRELLALFDTLPLAFPPGSKWEYSNSGYVVLGAIIERVTDTTYAAALRQHLLIPLGLNDTGYDDPAEITERRASGYIRTADGVRNAPFIDPSTVFSAGMLRSSAHDLLRWAELLRAGRVFRDTADAAAMVAPHLPTGLPLGAYGYGVFIGTQSLGGRPTTVIQHGGTIYGFTSGFWRMPSEDCVVIVLDNHMSHQVPALTAGLADVLYSTPRAGSSPGDVPRGPPAH from the coding sequence ATGGCCGTGAGCGTACTCTGCGCCCTCGCCACCCTTTCGACGCTGCAGGCCGGGCCGCCCGCCAAGCACGCCGCGACTCTTCCCGCCCGCCTGGACTCCCTGGTGCGCGCCTATGTGGCCAGGGGCGAGTTCAGCGGCGTCGTGCTCGTCGCCGCTCGTGGGGCCATCGTGTACCAGCACGCATTCGGCGAAGCCAATCGCGAGTGGCACGTTCCCAACACCATCGCGACCCGCTTCCGCATCGCCTCGACCACGAAGCAGTTCACGGCCGCCCTGGTGCTTCGCCTGGTGGAGTCAGGCAAGCTGCGGCTCGATGGGCACATCGTGGACTATCTGCCGGACTATCCCCGGCCGCAGGGAGAGCAAATCACGCTCGAGCACCTGCTGACCCATAGCTCCGGGCTGCCGGACTATCCCGGGCTGCCACGGTTCTACGAGGACCACGCCACACGTGCGCATACGACCCGCGAGCTCCTGGCGCTGTTCGACACGCTTCCGCTCGCGTTCCCACCCGGCTCGAAGTGGGAGTACTCCAATTCCGGCTACGTCGTGCTCGGCGCCATCATCGAGCGGGTGACGGACACGACCTACGCCGCAGCGCTGCGCCAGCACCTGCTGATCCCGCTCGGCCTCAACGATACCGGGTACGATGACCCCGCAGAGATCACCGAGCGGCGGGCCTCAGGGTACATCCGAACGGCCGACGGAGTCCGGAACGCCCCCTTCATCGATCCCTCGACGGTCTTCTCCGCCGGGATGCTCCGCTCGAGCGCCCACGACCTGCTGCGCTGGGCGGAGCTCCTGCGTGCGGGTCGGGTGTTCCGAGATACGGCAGATGCCGCCGCCATGGTCGCGCCGCACCTCCCGACCGGGCTGCCGCTCGGCGCATACGGCTACGGTGTCTTCATCGGCACCCAGTCCCTCGGGGGTCGCCCCACCACGGTCATCCAACACGGCGGCACGATCTATGGGTTCACCAGCGGATTCTGGCGCATGCCGTCCGAAGATTGCGTCGTGATCGTGCTGGACAACCACATGAGCCATCAGGTGCCGGCCTTGACGGCTGGTCTGGCCGACGTCCTGTACTCCACTCCGAGGGCAGGGAGTAGCCCCGGGGACGTTCCCCGGGGCCCTCCTGCGCATTAG
- a CDS encoding response regulator, producing MASPIGESSDRPLVLLVDDEPSVRQVMARTLTDRGYDIRTAADGESAITILEGLRRLPDIAILDLEMAGVGGEELARTLARRYPDVLVIFMTGHFPRYRPAYLPGPILQKPFGADQLCELVGSMLAAATGARSHGDGALTRHSAEHGAVRT from the coding sequence ATGGCTTCCCCGATCGGTGAGTCCTCCGACCGCCCTTTGGTTCTTCTGGTTGACGATGAGCCCTCCGTCCGCCAGGTCATGGCCCGCACTCTCACCGACCGGGGCTACGACATCCGCACCGCGGCCGACGGCGAGAGCGCGATAACTATCCTGGAGGGTTTGAGGCGGCTGCCGGACATCGCGATCCTGGATCTCGAGATGGCCGGTGTGGGAGGGGAGGAGCTGGCGAGAACGCTGGCGCGACGCTATCCGGACGTGCTGGTGATCTTCATGACCGGCCATTTCCCGCGCTATCGGCCGGCCTATCTCCCCGGACCGATTCTGCAGAAGCCGTTCGGGGCGGACCAGCTCTGCGAGCTCGTCGGCAGCATGCTCGCCGCGGCCACCGGCGCCCGCTCACACGGGGACGGTGCGCTCACTCGCCACTCGGCCGAGCACGGCGCCGTCCGCACCTAG
- a CDS encoding response regulator, with protein MDRVTEVLLIEDEALDRELVQEVLALKGRGRFKVTEASDLTAGLSLLQARPFDLVMLDTRLRNASALSALRAIGEHAPQTPILPHATFITPPVRHAALQRGAFDVAGRGDLDPMWSAVRNLLSLGADGAVLGRVASERTVPV; from the coding sequence ATGGACCGGGTCACGGAGGTTCTTCTCATCGAGGACGAGGCGCTCGACCGTGAGCTGGTCCAGGAGGTCCTGGCGCTCAAGGGTCGCGGTCGGTTCAAAGTCACCGAGGCCAGCGACCTTACGGCGGGGTTGAGTCTCTTGCAGGCTCGGCCGTTCGACCTGGTGATGCTGGATACCCGGCTGCGGAATGCGTCGGCGCTGAGCGCGCTCCGGGCCATTGGCGAGCATGCCCCACAGACCCCGATCCTGCCGCACGCGACCTTCATCACGCCTCCGGTGCGCCACGCCGCGCTTCAGCGGGGCGCGTTCGACGTGGCGGGCCGCGGCGACCTCGACCCGATGTGGAGCGCCGTGCGAAACCTGTTGAGCCTAGGTGCGGACGGCGCCGTGCTCGGCCGAGTGGCGAGTGAGCGCACCGTCCCCGTGTGA